The stretch of DNA CAGCAGCAAATACCTGCATGCACAAATTTATATCACTCTCTATCATTCCAGAACATATGATGGAGAAGTAACAGGCCTCTAGAGTAGTGTTTGCTCAGACCTCGCTCCATATGTAACTATAGCACACAGCGTCATAGCCAACAGCAATACGCGGAAAGCATGAAGCTGGGCTGGTCCCTTCCAACAAAGGTATCCCCAGCATTACCTTTAAAAAGGAGCATTTCACCCTCATGGTCATAAGTGACATAAAAGTGAATGGAAATCGTTTAGAATGTACCTTGGGATGAAGATCTTTGACCAAGTCATCGATGTCCACATTCTCGCTTGTATGTATTATCTGATCAACAAGGCCTGGTAAAACCAAAGGTGCAGATCAAAACTAGTGAACAAGAAGGCTACCCTACAGTATATAATATTTGTCGTAAtgaataaaataacaagaaggcTACTAGGTGGGAAAATATTGACTTTTCGGAGAATAGGTGGGAAAAAAAGGAAACTGGACTGGATTTATGATGTTCAAATAGCAGAATGCCTAATGGGTGCAAAATTAGAACATATTGTTACTCGACTCAAGAAGGATAGGTAACAGGGACAATGAAATGTCAGAGAAGTCCTCGTGATATTAACAAAATATATCGGCATCTCACTATTTTGTAGGAGTATCTGAGCTAGACAAGTATTTTCAGGACGATTATTCTCATTCCCCATGCTTATAGAATGAAAAAGTGACTCACACAAAAGGATCTCTTGCTTCAATTTCAGGCCAGCAAACATGTCACGCCTTCTTTTCAGTGACTGGCAAGCTTCAGTAGTGACAGACTTTGTGATGTCCTACAATGATGAGAACAAAAGGCTTCAAGTACTAGTTGGCACAAGCTTCAACAGATTAACAAGAACTTGTTAAAGTATATTTTTTTTGGTTCGTCATCAAATTCCCCTTTTAAAAAAAGAGTCATAGCAACCAGCTCATATGCTATTTTTTAACATTAGGATTCTTGAGTCATGCAAGAAGCAAACGTTGTTTCTTATCTATGAATTCGGTAGCTGTAGTTCCATTGCCTAGAATAACTCGATTCCTTAATATTTCATACAGGTTACACACTAGAAGCAGTTCTTTTATATTTTCATTCTTGTTCCTGGCAATACATAGAGTTTGAAGATAGTTTCAGTACAAAAACATCATTTCTGTTCTTCATCACCTGATAGAAGCCGGACATCATTTTCAGGGAAATGCTCTCGTAACACCTGTGATCACAATGTTATGTTTACATGCAAGAAATGGCATCTTCCAAAATTATACAGAAGTGTGGGCATGTTACTGACGAAAAAGAAATATGCCAACCAGTTCTCGAGTAACAGGCTTGGAATTTCAGCAAAGTCCCCCTCCAGACGGAGACTTGAAAATCTAGAAAAGGTGGCCCTGTTCGATATATGATGAACCTGCAGGATATTGAAACAATTAGTAGTGACTTTTATTTAATATTGAACATATGAGTAGATAAATTGTCAATCTGGTATTGATCAGAGCCATCTTTCTACTCTCAAGGGAAAATTACACGTCACTGTGACAATTTGAATATTTCTGGTTTAAgaatttgactggaaaaacatgcAAGGAAAAGTTTGAGGTTAGTCTACCACGTGACTGAATTCATGAAATATCCTCACAACTTCAGGGAACCGTAGCAATGCTGAATTCCCATCAAACTCTTTCGGGCATTGAGACAATAAGACTGCAACCGGAACCTGTCACAAAAATTACTGAATTAACATAATGAAATAATTCGTCCTTGAATAGACTCCAGGTGTACTTTCCGTTGATTATAGGTATTTCAGGCATCATTAGACAACCAGCCTGTAACAGTTCAACTACCCAAAGTGTTTAATTAACTATGCCACAGTAAGAAAATAACATTATAAGGTTGACTCACAATCCTTTCAAACAAGTGAGCAAACAAGAAAATCACATTGAAATTACAATAGCAAATATACAGATTTTCTGAGTTACCTTACGTGAACCATTAGAACACATGTATCCATTCTGAAGTGCCACAACACAGGTGTGGTCATATTTTCCTTCCCTGTAAAGGGGAAAAAAGGCAAGTTAGTGATTAAATTACCTTGTTTGCTGGACAAGTTCATGTGGAAGTGCATGTGCTTTTGACTTGTGTGTCTTATGCTGCGTTATCAGTTCATTATTTCTTTCATGGGCTTTCAATCTACATTTGTTGAGATAATTTTTCTCTTGAAAATGTATGTTTGAAACCTAGGACAATTGGTCTCCCTTGGTTGCACATCTATGATAAACCGTGCAATAGATATATAAGATAGGAACCAGCTTTCCCTATATTTCTAAAATGAGAAATTGCCGGCCAACTTTCAGTGTTTGTATTCAATTAAACTTTATAAAATAGCATCCTGAGGCCACTAAATTTATTACGACTCCCATGGGCGGAGCCACACCAAGATATGGGTGTACAGATGTACACCCACTAATTTTGGCTCTCGCAGTGAGAATGTGTAGCTGCAAGCTTAATGAAAGCATTTAGCACATATTAGTCTTTGATTAACCAAGATAACACTAATCTTCATCACTGACGCACATTCCTCTAAATGTGACTCCGCAACTGACGACTCCACCACTAAGCATAGAAAACAAACCTGGAAAACATATCAAGGAAAAAGTAACCCAAAAGATCACTTGAACTTGCATCCCAAACAGAGAAGAGACGAACTGTATCATGCCAAACCTCCACATCCTTAATTTCTTCAAATCGTAGCGCTGCCAGAGAAAACATGGGAAATGTGCTCATATATTTAATGGATAGTTGTGTTGTAGTGTTTAATGGGTAAAATCCTACCAAATAGATCCTGGAACATCTTCAGCATTCCTGATATGACCAGCTTAACAGGGAAATATCGTTTAATTTCACCAATGTCAAGATCAACCTTGTGCTGTTCGCCTCTTTTCATGTAGTATAATAAATCTTCCATGCCAAATTGAGCATTTCCTTCCTCCTTCATCTGAAATTAGAAGACCGAGAAAAGGATTCAACTGATTAATTAAAAGAGCATGATCAGTGACAAAAATAGAATAGACCCAAAAAGAGAGCTTTGTACAAACCTTAAGTTCTTTGAGTACGGTCAGTTCTCTATTAGCTAGATCACTTAACTGTTCTGACATTTCCTCCAAAAATTCTAACACCTGTAGCGGAAAACCCTTTAGAACATGTGGGGTTAACTTGGTGGCATACACAGATGCAAGTGAACATAAGAAGGAATGCCTAAAACACCATCTTGTTGGCAAGCTCAGTAGTAGCTCAGACTTGGCATGGAAGAATGCATTCACTAGGCACAGTTAGCTAAAACTGGACACTTTCAAGCAGATTAAACAACAAGAAAGCACAAACCTTCCTCGATGTCATTGGCATCCTTGGTTCAATAGCAAAATCAGAATAGTTGGAGTACCCAAGCAATCTCGCAAGCCTGTGTCTTATCTGAACCTGAATATAAAAAACTGTAAGTTGTCAGTTCCATGGCTCCAGTCTACAATGAAATTATGCGCAATAGATGAATTTATACCCATTTTCAATCATTCGATGGTTATTTCAAGCACTTTTAGTAAGTCTAGATATCAGCACCCCCCTTCACATTCCCCACATGGATAGCCTAAGAAGCTCACTATCAACTAATCAAGCATAACTAGTGCAATTACCACATGTCGAAAGGAAAATAAGGAAATTCCTATTTCAAAGAGCTAGAACGATGCAGCCCAAGACAATAAAGAAATGCCATGTAGAACTGAATGATGCTGTGACCTATGAGATGAAGTGAAATTGGTAATCAaaagatactccctccgtaaagaaatataagagcgtttagatcactaaagtagtgatctaaacgctcttatatttgtttacagagggagtaccaGTTTATGAAGTTAAAGATGCAGTTGGACACATGGGGATACCAATTTTTCTAGGATGGCTACGTTCTGTTTTCCACCTTTCTGGCCATAAGCAACAGCGATCTGCTTCCTGGTAGAGCCAACCTTGGAAACAGTAcagaaacaaagaaaaaaatTAGCAGCTAGTGCATAGAACAAACATGGCTCTAGTGCAAAAGAACCCTACATAAGTAGGCCACAGAATATAGCAACAAGCCGCTAAGTAACTGGTCACAGTGACACCAACCAAATGTACAGGTGCATGATAAGCAGAAATGTGGAACTGACCTTGCAATGCTCAAGAATTGGAGTGACATAGTAACCTGTCAACAGAACCTTG from Triticum urartu cultivar G1812 chromosome 3, Tu2.1, whole genome shotgun sequence encodes:
- the LOC125545482 gene encoding probable thimet oligopeptidase, yielding MSPRRKERRVVAVAGAAAVVAVGLNLAFSAVAAHRRRKRQELPGFNAQVNLSAAEIKRLANRIIAKSKETYDAVAAVPLDKVNFANAIAPLAELDAQQFPLVQACVLPRMVSPSEDICRASADAEKRLDSHFLLCRQREDVYRVVKAFMERGERIGPEATRFVQCLVREFERNGAKLTQAKKEEMEKLKSLIDDLNLKYIQNMSDFTKFLLLSEEELAGMPPEFLKDLEETDGKRKVLLTGYYVTPILEHCKVGSTRKQIAVAYGQKGGKQNVAILEKLVQIRHRLARLLGYSNYSDFAIEPRMPMTSRKVLEFLEEMSEQLSDLANRELTVLKELKMKEEGNAQFGMEDLLYYMKRGEQHKVDLDIGEIKRYFPVKLVISGMLKMFQDLFALRFEEIKDVEVWHDTVRLFSVWDASSSDLLGYFFLDMFSREGKYDHTCVVALQNGYMCSNGSRKVPVAVLLSQCPKEFDGNSALLRFPEVVRIFHEFSHVVHHISNRATFSRFSSLRLEGDFAEIPSLLLENWCYESISLKMMSGFYQDITKSVTTEACQSLKRRRDMFAGLKLKQEILLCLVDQIIHTSENVDIDDLVKDLHPKVMLGIPLLEGTSPASCFPRIAVGYDAVCYSYIWSEVFAADLFTTKFKDDLLNQHAGLRFRNKVLAPGGSKDPLEIITDYLGREPSLQPFIQSRTRNAL